The Streptomyces sp. NBC_01244 genome contains a region encoding:
- a CDS encoding spherulation-specific family 4 protein, whose translation MPHLTTPPAAGQAATEAGRLGLGVPGYAHPLLAPVEWAELTRPGTPLHWAVLNVTDGPGGRPDPHCTEAAAKLRGAGGAVLGHLAMRDGERSFGELVSDAHRFRDWYGADGFYLADAPAGNAELASVRRVVDTLRGLGEGLRIVLGHGTHPCEGYTETADQLVTFSGSWADYRWSQVAEWTADHPPETFCHLVHGVPRTHLEEALRIARWQGAGTIWFTDRRGAAPLDPWASMPGYWDEIVSRIGPGVSE comes from the coding sequence GTGCCGCATCTGACCACCCCGCCGGCCGCCGGCCAGGCGGCCACCGAGGCGGGCCGGCTGGGATTAGGGGTCCCCGGGTACGCGCATCCGCTGCTGGCCCCGGTGGAGTGGGCCGAGCTGACCCGGCCCGGCACGCCGCTGCACTGGGCCGTCCTCAACGTCACGGACGGGCCGGGCGGCCGGCCCGACCCGCACTGTACGGAGGCGGCCGCGAAGCTCCGCGGCGCGGGCGGCGCGGTCCTCGGGCATCTCGCGATGCGAGACGGAGAGCGGTCGTTCGGGGAGCTCGTCTCCGACGCCCACCGCTTCCGCGACTGGTACGGAGCCGACGGCTTCTACCTCGCGGACGCCCCGGCCGGGAACGCGGAGCTGGCCTCCGTACGCCGGGTCGTGGACACCCTGCGGGGACTCGGCGAGGGGCTGCGGATCGTCCTCGGACACGGCACGCACCCCTGCGAGGGGTACACGGAAACCGCGGACCAGCTGGTCACCTTCTCCGGGAGCTGGGCCGACTACCGCTGGTCGCAGGTGGCGGAGTGGACGGCCGACCACCCGCCGGAGACGTTCTGCCACCTCGTGCACGGAGTACCGCGCACGCACCTGGAGGAAGCGCTCCGGATCGCCCGCTGGCAGGGCGCGGGGACCATCTGGTTCACCGACCGGCGCGGGGCCGCTCCGCTGGATCCCTGGGCCTCGATGCCCGGGTATTGGGACGAAATCGTCTCGCGGATCGGACCGGGTGTCTCGGAATGA
- a CDS encoding DUF3492 domain-containing protein, whose protein sequence is MRIGLLTEGGYPYATGEARLWCDRLVRGLPQHEFELYALSRSAEQEERGRVPLPSHVTRVRTAPLWAPADDGRSYRRRERRRFAVAFTELVRGTCGADPARFADGLYGLAALASEQGGLYAALRSETAVRAVESACRAPEASREVQRAQVADLLEFVDELERMLRPLSLDWYEELSEVDVCHAAAGGVAALPGLLAKRFFGVPLLVTEYGVQLRAHYLAHSATSARDERPAVRALLAAFHTRLAGEIYSQADLLTPGNAHARRWQERCGASRERLRTVYPGMEADRFAAVGEDPACGDPHTLVWVGRVDPAKDLIALLHAFAEVRRAEPLARLRIFATAGGSGNRAVGHGYLADCRSLAAQLFPDEAADAHAVGENPVTFEEIGGPDAPSPADAYGSGRVVVLSSVIEGFPITLAEAMFCGRATVSTDVGAVVEVIGGTGLVVPPRNPRALAEACVSLLRDPERAQRLGSAARARALELFTVEQNVAAFQESYLRLLAHGPARPDGTGVPFEQPPEARVPGHWATPTWATPHPGPVTPSAPSEGPAPDPADASARGEGAGPPPGEAWPAAGAEADVPDPPDPDRAADQAPRTGHAEGAGAAPGAGTAPGAGTAPGADRVMVPAARAAHAAGSEASA, encoded by the coding sequence GTGCGGATCGGACTGCTCACGGAAGGTGGTTATCCGTATGCGACGGGGGAAGCGAGGCTGTGGTGCGACCGGCTCGTGCGCGGGCTTCCCCAGCACGAGTTCGAGCTCTACGCCCTGAGCCGCAGCGCCGAGCAGGAGGAGCGCGGCCGGGTGCCGCTGCCCTCCCACGTCACCCGGGTGCGGACCGCCCCGCTGTGGGCGCCGGCCGACGACGGACGCAGCTACCGCCGCCGTGAACGCCGCCGCTTCGCCGTCGCCTTCACGGAACTGGTCCGCGGGACATGCGGAGCCGACCCCGCGCGGTTCGCGGACGGGCTGTACGGGCTGGCCGCTCTCGCCTCGGAACAGGGCGGGCTGTACGCGGCGCTGCGCTCCGAGACCGCCGTACGGGCCGTGGAGTCCGCCTGTCGCGCCCCGGAGGCGAGCAGGGAAGTGCAGCGGGCGCAGGTCGCGGACCTGCTGGAGTTCGTGGACGAACTGGAGCGGATGCTGCGGCCGTTGTCCCTGGACTGGTACGAGGAGCTCAGCGAGGTCGACGTCTGCCACGCCGCCGCGGGCGGCGTCGCGGCGCTGCCCGGACTCCTGGCCAAACGCTTCTTCGGAGTGCCGCTCCTGGTCACCGAGTACGGGGTCCAGCTCCGGGCCCACTACCTCGCCCACTCCGCGACCTCCGCGCGGGACGAGCGGCCGGCCGTACGGGCCCTGCTCGCTGCGTTCCACACCCGGCTGGCCGGCGAGATCTACTCCCAGGCCGACCTGCTCACCCCCGGCAACGCGCACGCCCGGCGCTGGCAGGAACGATGCGGGGCCTCCCGCGAGCGGCTGCGCACGGTCTACCCCGGGATGGAGGCGGACCGATTCGCCGCGGTCGGCGAGGACCCGGCGTGCGGGGACCCGCACACCCTCGTCTGGGTCGGCCGGGTGGACCCCGCCAAGGATCTGATCGCCCTGCTGCACGCCTTCGCCGAGGTGCGCAGGGCCGAACCGCTCGCGCGGCTGAGGATCTTCGCGACGGCGGGCGGATCCGGCAACCGGGCCGTCGGGCACGGCTACCTGGCCGACTGCCGCTCGCTCGCCGCGCAGCTCTTCCCCGACGAGGCCGCCGACGCGCACGCGGTCGGCGAGAACCCGGTCACCTTCGAGGAGATCGGCGGACCCGACGCACCGTCCCCGGCCGACGCGTACGGCTCCGGGCGGGTGGTGGTGCTCTCCTCCGTCATCGAGGGCTTCCCCATCACCCTGGCCGAGGCCATGTTCTGCGGCCGGGCCACCGTGTCCACCGACGTCGGCGCCGTCGTCGAGGTGATCGGCGGAACCGGGCTCGTCGTGCCGCCGCGCAACCCGCGCGCGCTCGCCGAGGCCTGCGTCTCGCTGCTGCGGGACCCCGAGCGGGCCCAGCGGCTCGGCTCGGCCGCCCGGGCACGGGCCCTCGAACTCTTCACCGTCGAGCAGAACGTCGCCGCCTTCCAGGAGTCCTACCTCCGGCTGCTCGCCCACGGCCCGGCCCGTCCCGACGGCACCGGCGTGCCCTTCGAGCAGCCGCCCGAGGCCCGGGTCCCGGGCCACTGGGCCACCCCCACCTGGGCCACGCCCCACCCCGGACCCGTGACCCCGTCCGCCCCTTCCGAGGGCCCGGCCCCCGACCCGGCCGACGCATCGGCCCGCGGGGAAGGCGCCGGCCCGCCTCCGGGTGAGGCGTGGCCCGCCGCCGGCGCGGAGGCCGACGTGCCCGACCCACCCGACCCGGACCGGGCCGCCGACCAGGCCCCGCGCACGGGCCACGCCGAGGGCGCGGGTGCGGCACCGGGCGCGGGCACGGCACCGGGCGCGGGCACGGCACCGGGCGCGGACCGCGTCATGGTGCCCGCCGCGCGGGCCGCGCACGCCGCCGGTTCGGAGGCCTCCGCATGA
- a CDS encoding NAD-dependent epimerase/dehydratase encodes MRVLLIGANGYLGRYVADRLLADPAVQLTALGRGDDADVRFDLATGSPGALTRFLDAVHPGVVINCAGATRGGARELTRHNTVAVATICESLRRSGCGARLVQLGCAAEYGPSQPGSSTAEDAVPRPGGPYGVSKLAATELVLGSGLDAVVLRVFSPVGPGTPAGSPLGRLAEAMRRAMQSGDGELKLSGLGVQRDFVDVRDVARAVHAASLSAAQGVVNIGTGRAVRLRDAAAVLARVAGYGGSLHEIDVPQHGQHAQHPQAHGHPGRPTGLAAIGSPRSEATAEQLAAATAQPPYPYPDGCGAWQQADVRTARDRLGWRPRINLEESLADIWMEAACRI; translated from the coding sequence ATGAGGGTGTTGCTGATCGGAGCCAACGGATACCTCGGACGCTACGTCGCGGACCGCCTGCTCGCCGACCCCGCGGTCCAGCTCACCGCGCTCGGCCGCGGCGACGACGCCGACGTCCGCTTCGACCTCGCCACCGGCAGCCCCGGCGCGCTCACCCGGTTCCTCGACGCCGTCCACCCGGGCGTCGTCATCAACTGCGCGGGAGCCACCCGGGGCGGCGCCCGCGAGCTCACCCGGCACAACACCGTCGCCGTCGCCACGATCTGCGAATCGCTGCGCCGCAGCGGCTGCGGCGCCCGGCTCGTCCAGCTCGGCTGCGCCGCCGAGTACGGGCCCAGCCAGCCCGGGTCCTCCACGGCCGAGGACGCCGTGCCCAGACCCGGAGGGCCGTACGGAGTCAGCAAACTGGCCGCCACCGAGCTCGTCCTCGGCTCCGGGCTGGACGCCGTCGTCCTGCGGGTCTTCTCGCCCGTCGGCCCCGGCACCCCCGCCGGATCCCCCCTCGGCCGGCTCGCCGAGGCCATGCGGCGCGCGATGCAGTCCGGGGACGGCGAGCTCAAGCTCAGCGGGCTCGGCGTCCAGCGCGACTTCGTCGACGTACGCGACGTGGCGCGGGCGGTGCACGCCGCCTCGCTGTCGGCGGCCCAGGGCGTCGTCAACATCGGCACCGGCCGGGCGGTCCGGCTGCGCGACGCGGCCGCCGTGCTGGCGCGGGTCGCCGGGTACGGAGGCTCGCTGCACGAGATCGACGTACCGCAGCACGGACAGCACGCGCAGCACCCGCAGGCGCACGGACACCCCGGCCGGCCCACCGGGCTCGCCGCCATCGGCTCCCCGCGTTCCGAGGCCACGGCCGAGCAGCTCGCCGCCGCGACGGCCCAGCCCCCGTACCCCTACCCGGACGGCTGCGGAGCCTGGCAGCAGGCGGATGTCCGTACCGCCCGCGACCGGCTCGGCTGGCGGCCGCGGATCAACCTGGAGGAATCCCTCGCGGACATCTGGATGGAGGCGGCGTGCCGCATCTGA
- the moeZ gene encoding adenylyltransferase/sulfurtransferase MoeZ codes for MSLPPLVEPAAELTVDEVRRYSRHLIIPDVGMDGQKRLKNAKVLAVGAGGLGSPALMYLAAAGVGTLGIVEFDEVDESNLQRQIIHSQADIGRSKAESARDSVLGINPYVNVVLHEERLEADNVMEIFSQYDLIVDGTDNFATRYLVNDACVLLNKPYVWGSIYRFDGQASVFWSEHGPCYRCLYPEPPPPGMVPSCAEGGVLGVLCASIGSIQVTEAIKVLTGVGESLVGRLMIYDALEMQYRQVKVRKDPDCAVCGPNATVTELIDYEAFCGVVSEEAQEAALGSTITPKQLKEWIDNDEPIEIIDVREINEYEIVSIPGAKLIPKGEFLMGTALADLPQDKRIVLHCKTGVRSAEVLAVLKSAGFADAVHVGGGVIGWVHQIEPEKPVY; via the coding sequence GTGTCGCTGCCACCCCTGGTAGAGCCAGCTGCTGAGCTCACCGTTGACGAGGTCCGTCGGTACTCCCGCCACCTGATCATCCCCGACGTGGGGATGGACGGCCAGAAGCGCCTGAAGAACGCCAAGGTGCTGGCCGTGGGCGCGGGCGGCCTCGGCTCGCCCGCCCTCATGTACCTGGCCGCGGCCGGCGTCGGCACGCTGGGCATCGTGGAGTTCGACGAGGTCGACGAGTCGAACCTGCAGCGCCAGATCATCCACAGTCAGGCGGACATCGGCCGTTCCAAGGCCGAGTCGGCCCGCGACAGCGTGCTGGGCATCAACCCGTACGTGAACGTGGTCCTCCACGAAGAGCGGCTCGAAGCCGACAACGTGATGGAGATCTTCAGCCAGTACGACCTCATCGTCGACGGCACGGACAACTTCGCCACGCGCTACCTCGTGAACGACGCCTGCGTGCTGCTGAACAAGCCGTACGTGTGGGGCTCGATCTACCGCTTCGACGGCCAGGCCTCGGTCTTCTGGTCCGAGCACGGCCCGTGCTACCGCTGCCTCTACCCGGAGCCGCCCCCGCCGGGCATGGTCCCGAGCTGCGCCGAGGGCGGCGTGCTGGGCGTGCTCTGCGCGTCCATCGGGTCCATCCAGGTCACCGAGGCCATCAAGGTCCTCACCGGCGTCGGCGAGTCGCTGGTCGGCCGTCTGATGATCTACGACGCCCTGGAGATGCAGTACCGCCAGGTCAAGGTCCGCAAGGACCCCGACTGCGCGGTCTGCGGTCCGAACGCGACCGTCACCGAGCTCATCGACTACGAGGCCTTCTGCGGCGTCGTGTCGGAGGAGGCCCAGGAGGCCGCGCTCGGCTCGACGATCACTCCCAAGCAGCTCAAGGAGTGGATCGACAACGACGAGCCGATCGAGATCATCGACGTCCGCGAGATCAACGAGTACGAGATCGTCTCGATCCCCGGCGCGAAGCTGATCCCCAAGGGCGAGTTCCTGATGGGCACCGCCCTCGCGGACCTGCCGCAGGACAAGCGCATCGTCTTGCACTGCAAGACGGGTGTCCGCAGTGCGGAAGTCCTCGCGGTCCTGAAGTCCGCGGGCTTCGCGGACGCGGTCCACGTCGGCGGCGGCGTCATCGGCTGGGTCCACCAGATCGAGCCCGAGAAGCCGGTCTACTAA